The following are encoded together in the Magnetospirillum gryphiswaldense MSR-1 v2 genome:
- a CDS encoding diguanylate cyclase, whose product MPGEESSNSSGKLRLNLRAARRSEDGPALPPWPILVVDDDPQVHSMTEVLLRDFQFKDRGFRAVSAYSAAEARTILECRDDIPVMLLDVVMETDHAGLSLARVIRQDLGNQRLRIILRTGQPGEAPEREVMLAYDINDYRSKTELTAQKLFTALVGALRSWIDLDTIERLNATLEARVLERTRELAEAQAFSGRLVELLPNPLWVKDLAGHYRLYNQAFREFFGIDAEAWVGHSAEEVLGRHLPPEELDSDCRVLDGSSRREEFETTIPDHAGRPRALLVTKAALPADGVVPNGIIGIAADITERKSLERELRRLATMDSLTGAPNRRHFSTLAHQEMERANRYDLPLSVIMLDVDHFKKVNDSWGHAIGDEMLKAVTTAIQGELREVDVLGRMGGEEFALLLPQTGIDGAAQVAERLRSAVAAIRLPLAEGWLHATISLGVTTRLEGEAQFEHLLGRADRAMYEAKQAGRNRVAIEPGR is encoded by the coding sequence ATGCCGGGCGAAGAATCTTCCAATAGTAGCGGAAAACTTCGGTTGAATTTGCGCGCGGCAAGAAGGTCCGAGGACGGCCCGGCATTGCCGCCATGGCCGATTTTGGTTGTGGATGATGACCCCCAGGTTCACAGCATGACCGAAGTGCTGTTGCGCGACTTCCAGTTCAAGGATCGGGGGTTTCGGGCTGTGTCCGCCTATTCGGCGGCCGAGGCGCGCACCATCTTGGAGTGCCGCGACGATATTCCGGTCATGCTGCTGGACGTGGTGATGGAGACCGACCATGCCGGCTTGTCGTTGGCGCGGGTCATCCGCCAGGATTTGGGCAACCAGCGTCTGCGCATCATCCTGCGCACCGGCCAGCCGGGCGAGGCGCCCGAGCGCGAGGTCATGCTGGCCTATGACATCAACGATTATCGTTCCAAGACCGAGTTGACGGCGCAAAAGCTGTTCACCGCCCTGGTCGGTGCGCTCCGGTCGTGGATCGACCTGGATACCATCGAGCGGCTGAATGCGACGCTGGAGGCGCGGGTGCTGGAACGGACCCGCGAACTGGCCGAGGCTCAGGCGTTTTCCGGCCGATTGGTGGAATTGCTGCCCAATCCGCTGTGGGTCAAGGATCTGGCCGGGCATTACCGTCTGTATAACCAGGCCTTCCGCGAATTCTTCGGCATCGATGCTGAAGCCTGGGTCGGCCATTCGGCGGAAGAGGTACTAGGGCGGCATCTCCCCCCCGAGGAACTGGACAGCGATTGCCGCGTGTTGGACGGCTCGTCGCGGCGCGAGGAATTCGAGACCACCATCCCCGACCATGCCGGGCGACCGCGGGCCTTGCTGGTGACCAAGGCGGCCTTGCCCGCCGACGGTGTGGTGCCCAACGGTATTATCGGCATCGCCGCCGACATCACCGAACGCAAAAGTCTGGAACGGGAATTGCGCCGGTTGGCGACCATGGATTCGCTGACCGGGGCGCCCAATCGCCGCCATTTCAGCACGCTGGCACATCAGGAAATGGAGCGGGCCAACCGTTACGACCTGCCCTTGTCGGTGATCATGCTGGACGTGGACCACTTCAAGAAGGTCAACGATTCGTGGGGCCATGCCATCGGCGATGAAATGTTGAAGGCAGTCACCACCGCCATCCAGGGCGAATTGCGCGAAGTGGACGTGCTGGGGCGCATGGGCGGGGAGGAATTCGCCCTGTTGTTGCCGCAGACCGGCATCGACGGCGCCGCCCAGGTGGCCGAACGTCTGCGCAGTGCCGTCGCCGCCATCCGGCTGCCGTTGGCCGAGGGCTGGCTGCATGCCACCATCAGCCTGGGAGTGACCACCCGGCTGGAGGGCGAGGCCCAGTTCGAGCATCTGCTGGGCCGCGCCGACCGCGCCATGTACGAGGCCAAGCAGGCCGGGCGCAACCGGGTGGCGATCGAACCGGGGCGGTGA
- the cmk gene encoding (d)CMP kinase: MSRVIAIDGPAAAGKGTLARRLAAELGFDYLDTGLIYRAVGMKLTRAGLDPNDPAQAEAAARALNPTELQAVDLRGDDAAQAASKVAVIPGVRSALLDFQRAFAGQPPGGKGAVLDGRDIGTVVCPGAGAKLFVTASVEKRAERRLKELQSRGVGAIHSAVLADMRERDERDSTRSAAPLKAATDAFVLDTSDLDADQAFAAALDYVKSKL; this comes from the coding sequence ATGAGTCGGGTCATCGCCATCGATGGCCCGGCGGCGGCCGGCAAGGGAACCCTGGCGCGGCGCCTCGCCGCCGAACTGGGCTTCGACTATCTGGATACCGGCCTGATCTATCGTGCCGTCGGCATGAAGCTGACCCGCGCCGGTCTTGATCCCAACGACCCGGCCCAGGCCGAGGCGGCGGCCAGGGCGCTCAATCCGACGGAATTGCAGGCTGTCGACCTGCGGGGCGACGATGCCGCCCAGGCCGCATCGAAGGTGGCGGTCATCCCTGGCGTGCGCTCGGCCCTGTTGGATTTTCAGCGTGCTTTCGCTGGCCAGCCGCCCGGCGGCAAGGGGGCGGTGCTGGATGGCCGCGACATCGGCACCGTGGTCTGCCCCGGGGCGGGGGCCAAGCTGTTTGTCACGGCGAGCGTGGAAAAACGGGCGGAGCGGCGGCTGAAAGAGTTGCAGTCCCGCGGCGTCGGGGCTATACACTCGGCTGTCCTGGCGGACATGCGCGAACGCGACGAACGGGATTCAACCCGTTCCGCCGCCCCGCTGAAAGCCGCCACTGATGCTTTCGTCCTGGATACCTCGGACCTCGACGCCGATCAGGCTTTCGCCGCGGCGCTGGATTACGTGAAATCCAAGCTTTGA
- a CDS encoding diguanylate cyclase, with the protein MDPIGNIIDLAFERRKRGPRFNGEMMQILEVSRDLICLCRGGAITAINGAGARMLGAKTTEQLIGRRLAEFLIPEYGQVLDLFLSGMASEDRGVPTRIVGLDQAVRDIELQVFRAREIATDATVVTGRDMSKEGKLAGSAHKTDTRFHLLVDNSMNLVCHVVGGSIRYVNKAGIALLGATEAEQVIGLRLEEILHPDYADLIGDIAKEGAAVPLRLLHRDGSAFDALVRLTELPAGGMGTELMVEARDITGHNRAVAALRRSSETLEMRVAARTRELAEQHARAEEMTLVAEAALRFSESLIDTIPSPVWFKDALGRVQTSNRAFRALFGDGEPKLLLPLEDTVTDAELMSGACDQASFEAPILPPSGGRLDTMVLKSAYLDDEGRPVGVIGVLTDISDRKAMERELRRLATTDSLTGAFNRRHFLAAAGTELERANRYGNPLTLLMLDVDYFKSINDAHGHGTGDDALRRLVEGLRHALRDIDVIGRLGGEEFAVLLPETGMAGALITAERLRAQVADLRLDLPDGGQLAFTVSIGIAAPRAEDGSVEAVLARADKALYRAKDEGRNRVCAEVVDPD; encoded by the coding sequence ATGGATCCAATCGGCAATATCATTGATCTGGCATTTGAGCGGCGCAAACGCGGTCCCCGTTTCAACGGCGAGATGATGCAGATTCTCGAGGTCAGTCGTGACCTCATCTGCTTGTGTCGTGGCGGCGCCATCACCGCCATCAATGGTGCCGGAGCCCGTATGCTGGGGGCCAAGACCACCGAACAGCTGATCGGCCGCCGGTTGGCCGAATTCCTGATTCCCGAATATGGTCAGGTGTTGGATTTGTTCCTGTCGGGCATGGCCAGTGAGGATCGCGGCGTCCCCACCCGCATCGTCGGCCTGGATCAGGCCGTCCGCGACATCGAGTTGCAGGTGTTCCGCGCCCGTGAAATCGCCACCGACGCCACCGTCGTCACCGGGCGTGACATGTCCAAGGAAGGCAAGCTGGCCGGCTCCGCCCACAAGACCGACACCCGCTTCCACCTGCTGGTGGATAATTCCATGAATCTGGTTTGCCACGTGGTCGGTGGTTCGATCCGGTATGTCAACAAGGCCGGCATCGCCCTGTTGGGCGCCACCGAGGCCGAGCAGGTCATCGGTCTGAGGTTGGAAGAAATCCTGCATCCCGATTATGCCGACCTGATCGGCGACATCGCCAAGGAAGGCGCGGCGGTACCCTTGCGCCTGCTGCACCGTGACGGTTCGGCTTTCGACGCCCTGGTGCGGCTGACCGAGCTGCCGGCGGGCGGCATGGGCACCGAGTTGATGGTCGAGGCTCGCGACATCACCGGTCACAACCGCGCCGTCGCCGCCTTGCGCCGATCCAGCGAAACCCTGGAGATGCGGGTCGCTGCCCGCACCCGTGAACTGGCCGAACAACACGCCCGCGCCGAGGAAATGACCTTGGTGGCGGAAGCCGCTCTGCGGTTCAGCGAATCGCTGATCGACACCATCCCCAGCCCGGTATGGTTCAAGGATGCGTTGGGACGGGTGCAGACCAGCAACCGCGCGTTCCGCGCCTTGTTCGGCGATGGCGAGCCTAAATTGCTGCTGCCGCTGGAAGACACCGTCACCGATGCCGAGTTGATGTCGGGCGCCTGCGATCAGGCCTCGTTCGAGGCGCCGATCCTGCCGCCCAGCGGCGGGCGCCTGGATACCATGGTCCTGAAAAGCGCTTACCTGGACGACGAAGGGCGTCCGGTGGGGGTGATCGGCGTGCTCACCGATATTTCTGATCGCAAGGCGATGGAACGGGAATTGCGCCGGCTGGCGACCACCGATTCGCTGACCGGGGCTTTCAATCGTCGCCATTTTCTCGCCGCCGCCGGTACCGAACTGGAACGGGCCAACCGCTACGGCAATCCGCTGACCCTGCTGATGCTGGATGTGGATTACTTCAAATCCATCAACGACGCCCATGGGCACGGTACCGGCGACGACGCCTTGCGCCGTCTGGTGGAAGGGCTGCGCCACGCGCTCCGCGACATCGATGTGATCGGGCGTCTGGGCGGCGAGGAATTCGCCGTGCTGCTGCCGGAAACCGGTATGGCCGGGGCGCTGATCACCGCTGAACGGCTGCGGGCCCAGGTGGCCGATCTGCGCCTGGACTTGCCCGATGGTGGCCAGTTGGCCTTTACCGTCAGTATCGGAATCGCCGCGCCGCGGGCCGAGGATGGTTCGGTCGAGGCGGTGCTGGCCCGTGCCGACAAGGCGTTGTATCGGGCCAAGGACGAAGGACGGAACCGGGTTTGCGCGGAAGTCGTTGACCCGGACTGA
- the rpsA gene encoding 30S ribosomal protein S1, protein MTMEDFAALLDETMGVANPFEGSVIKGIIVRVENDFAVIDVGLKSEGRVLLKEFATAGRAPEIKAGDAIDVFVERYEDKNGEVVLSREKAKREEAWTLLEKSFQDNQRVTGVIFGRVKGGFTVDLSGAVAFLPGSQVDIRPVRDITPLLGSPQPFQILKMDRSRGNIVVSRRAVLEETRAEQRSELIENLKEGQILEGVVKNITDYGAFVDLGGVDGLLHVTDIAWKRINHPSEALHIGQTVKVQVIRFNPETQRISLGIKQLDADPWEGVEAKYPVQAKFVGRVTNITDYGAFVELEPGVEGLVHVSEMSWTKKNVHPGKIVSTSQEVEVMVLDVDPQKRRISLGLKQCLSNPWESFVEKFPVGTLVEGEVKNITEFGLFIGLSGDIDGMVHMSDLSWDKSGDAAIAEYKKGDVVNAKVLDVDVEKERISLGIKQLGADPFQDAVANVKKGDIVTCAVTQVTENGLEVQVDGMTGFIRKSELSRERSEQRPERFAVGEKIDAKVTMIEKGARKVTLSVKAREIDEEKAAMAEYGSSDSGASLGDILGAAMRRAQSQDDK, encoded by the coding sequence ATGACTATGGAAGATTTTGCCGCCCTGCTGGATGAGACCATGGGCGTCGCCAACCCGTTCGAGGGTTCGGTCATCAAGGGCATCATTGTACGCGTTGAAAACGATTTCGCCGTCATCGACGTCGGCTTGAAGTCGGAAGGCCGCGTGCTGCTCAAGGAATTCGCCACCGCCGGCCGCGCCCCGGAAATCAAGGCCGGTGACGCCATCGACGTGTTCGTCGAGCGTTACGAGGACAAGAACGGCGAAGTCGTTCTGTCGCGTGAAAAGGCCAAGCGCGAAGAAGCCTGGACCCTGTTGGAAAAGTCCTTCCAGGACAACCAGCGCGTCACCGGCGTCATCTTCGGCCGCGTCAAGGGCGGCTTCACCGTCGACCTGTCGGGCGCCGTCGCCTTCCTGCCCGGTTCGCAGGTGGACATCCGCCCCGTGCGCGACATCACCCCGCTGCTGGGCAGCCCGCAGCCGTTCCAGATTCTCAAGATGGACCGCTCGCGCGGCAACATCGTGGTCTCGCGCCGCGCCGTCTTGGAAGAAACCCGCGCCGAACAGCGTTCCGAACTGATCGAAAACCTCAAGGAAGGTCAGATTCTGGAAGGCGTCGTCAAGAACATCACCGATTACGGTGCGTTCGTTGACCTGGGTGGCGTCGACGGCCTGCTGCACGTCACCGACATCGCCTGGAAGCGCATCAACCATCCGTCCGAAGCGCTGCATATCGGCCAGACCGTCAAGGTCCAGGTCATCCGCTTCAACCCGGAAACCCAGCGCATCTCGCTCGGCATCAAGCAGTTGGATGCTGATCCGTGGGAGGGCGTGGAAGCCAAGTACCCGGTGCAGGCCAAGTTCGTCGGCCGCGTCACCAACATCACCGATTACGGCGCGTTCGTCGAGCTGGAGCCCGGTGTCGAAGGTCTGGTCCACGTCTCCGAAATGAGCTGGACCAAGAAGAACGTCCACCCCGGCAAGATCGTTTCGACCTCGCAGGAAGTCGAAGTGATGGTGTTGGACGTGGATCCGCAGAAGCGCCGCATCTCGCTGGGCCTCAAGCAGTGCCTGTCCAACCCGTGGGAATCCTTCGTCGAGAAGTTCCCGGTCGGCACCTTGGTCGAAGGCGAAGTCAAGAACATCACCGAATTCGGTCTGTTCATCGGCCTGTCGGGCGACATCGACGGCATGGTTCACATGTCGGACCTGTCGTGGGACAAGTCGGGCGACGCCGCCATCGCCGAATACAAGAAGGGCGATGTGGTCAACGCCAAGGTCTTGGACGTGGACGTGGAAAAGGAACGCATCAGCCTCGGCATCAAGCAGCTGGGCGCCGATCCGTTCCAGGACGCCGTCGCCAACGTCAAGAAGGGCGATATCGTCACCTGCGCCGTGACCCAGGTCACCGAAAACGGTCTGGAAGTCCAGGTCGACGGCATGACCGGCTTCATCCGCAAGTCCGAGCTGTCGCGTGAGCGTTCCGAGCAGCGCCCCGAGCGTTTCGCCGTCGGCGAAAAGATCGACGCCAAGGTGACCATGATCGAAAAGGGCGCCCGCAAGGTCACCCTGTCGGTCAAGGCCCGCGAAATCGACGAAGAAAAGGCCGCCATGGCCGAGTACGGTTCGTCGGATTCGGGTGCGTCCTTGGGCGACATCCTGGGTGCGGCCATGCGCCGGGCTCAGTCTCAAGACGACAAGTAA
- a CDS encoding DUF748 domain-containing protein, whose product MLAALAVPAGLYLPDFGLRWGVTKGLAEMGWSQASVNQARLSLWKGDIAIRGMQAASALGEALGIDGIDLNFRWKPLLDRRVWLEQVSLDKAEVVLSRDGAGWRINGLPLPGSGKGEPAQASDWGYGITALTLTDSVLRIEDGALRVVVAVERLDVRDVQSWNPLALASLSLQGRINGAPVDLRGTFRPFAANLDFTADVDLRGLDTAPFAQWGGLTGWRGALTSKVRLKGDLGGKADMAADGRIEFSNGAIPLEGNGQVRAKSLIWQGRLAWANGLKAAGTLEAADLSFAQGLAAIAATAVHADLTRASMDGRAEILEWSGSLSAKGWDMTMDGLRIRHGQLAWTGDTYLNLSAKAKTLFQAKGKADGAETVIVSGPWRLAAAKTEAEGEFAHERPEGLLPPLAATMTLNVDGLSVHQGDRQWLAADQARLRGLELSPKAVTLARLDAKAVSALARDKLYNPRLRAGAVTLERLRVSPQGDLEVASLSLAQPVLRLNRDHTGLQGFNDLKDKNAPAGGDAAMPRLALGQLHVNGGQVEFRDRSTTDPVRVSVSNLALDMAAIDSAYPERDSSFTLAAAIGAAELSAQGAVRPFQPIPGLDAKGRVRALDLPQLSPYAADALGVNLHTGQLDAQVAMALREGKLDGRLDLVLSRLTIAQPDPNAPLAKQADMPIETVLDLLRDGQDRISLAIPVKGDLDNPNFDTSDAVNQAIGGALKSTVFTTLKVAFPLVGLIGLVLDEAEKPVLALQAVSFADGSSQVSEPQAESLKKISGLLAERDGIRLNLCGVAVTAKDGPVLRSETSFLARLKAMMADKDREELAQIHRDRLYRLAEARAVAVKSWLVGQGGIDQGRLFTCRPRIDDVDKAAPRVDLVL is encoded by the coding sequence ATGCTGGCTGCCCTTGCCGTTCCGGCAGGATTGTACCTGCCCGATTTCGGCCTGCGCTGGGGGGTGACCAAGGGGCTGGCCGAAATGGGCTGGTCCCAGGCCAGCGTCAATCAGGCCCGCCTGTCCCTGTGGAAAGGCGACATCGCCATCCGCGGCATGCAGGCGGCGTCGGCCCTGGGCGAGGCGCTGGGCATCGACGGCATCGACTTGAATTTTCGCTGGAAACCGTTGCTGGACCGCCGCGTGTGGCTGGAACAGGTGAGCCTGGACAAGGCCGAGGTGGTGTTGAGCCGCGACGGTGCCGGCTGGCGCATCAATGGTCTGCCCCTGCCCGGAAGCGGGAAGGGGGAACCGGCCCAGGCATCCGATTGGGGCTATGGGATCACCGCCCTGACCCTGACCGACAGCGTGTTGCGCATCGAAGACGGCGCCTTGCGGGTGGTGGTGGCGGTGGAACGGCTGGATGTCCGCGACGTGCAATCGTGGAATCCGCTGGCGCTGGCCTCGCTGTCGCTGCAAGGGCGCATCAACGGCGCTCCGGTCGATTTGCGCGGCACTTTCCGCCCCTTCGCCGCCAATCTGGATTTCACCGCTGATGTGGATTTACGCGGTCTGGATACCGCGCCCTTCGCCCAGTGGGGCGGGCTGACCGGCTGGCGCGGCGCCCTGACCAGCAAGGTTCGGCTGAAGGGGGATCTCGGCGGCAAGGCGGACATGGCCGCCGATGGCCGCATCGAGTTCTCTAACGGCGCCATCCCGCTGGAGGGTAATGGCCAGGTTCGGGCTAAATCCCTGATCTGGCAAGGCAGGCTGGCCTGGGCCAACGGGTTGAAGGCCGCCGGCACGCTGGAGGCCGCCGATCTTTCCTTTGCCCAGGGTCTGGCGGCCATCGCCGCCACCGCTGTTCACGCCGATCTGACCCGGGCCAGCATGGATGGTCGGGCCGAGATATTGGAGTGGAGCGGCAGCCTGAGTGCCAAAGGCTGGGACATGACCATGGACGGCCTGCGCATCCGTCATGGTCAACTGGCCTGGACCGGCGACACCTATCTCAATCTGTCGGCCAAGGCCAAGACCCTGTTCCAGGCCAAGGGCAAGGCCGATGGGGCCGAGACGGTCATCGTCTCGGGGCCGTGGCGGCTGGCCGCCGCCAAGACCGAGGCCGAGGGCGAATTCGCCCATGAGCGGCCCGAAGGTCTGTTGCCGCCCCTGGCCGCCACCATGACCTTGAACGTGGATGGTTTGTCGGTCCACCAGGGCGATCGCCAATGGCTGGCCGCCGATCAGGCCCGGCTGCGTGGGTTGGAACTCTCGCCCAAGGCGGTGACCTTGGCCCGGTTGGATGCCAAGGCGGTGAGCGCCTTGGCGCGGGACAAGCTTTATAACCCGCGCCTTCGGGCGGGTGCTGTCACTCTGGAGCGGCTGCGGGTGTCGCCCCAAGGCGACCTGGAGGTCGCGTCCCTCAGTCTGGCTCAGCCGGTGTTGCGGTTGAACCGCGACCATACCGGCTTGCAGGGCTTCAATGACCTCAAGGACAAGAATGCCCCGGCGGGCGGAGATGCCGCCATGCCGCGTCTGGCCTTGGGGCAACTCCATGTGAATGGCGGTCAGGTCGAGTTCCGCGACCGCAGCACCACCGATCCGGTGCGGGTGTCGGTCAGCAATCTGGCGCTGGACATGGCCGCGATCGACAGCGCCTATCCCGAGCGGGATTCCTCTTTCACCCTGGCCGCCGCCATCGGCGCTGCCGAACTATCGGCGCAAGGGGCGGTACGTCCGTTCCAGCCGATTCCCGGCCTGGATGCCAAGGGAAGGGTGCGGGCGCTGGACCTGCCGCAATTGTCGCCCTATGCCGCCGACGCCCTGGGGGTCAATCTGCATACCGGCCAGTTGGACGCCCAGGTGGCCATGGCGCTCCGTGAAGGCAAGCTGGACGGCAGGCTGGATCTGGTGCTGTCACGCCTGACCATCGCCCAGCCCGATCCCAACGCGCCCTTGGCCAAGCAGGCCGACATGCCCATCGAAACCGTCCTCGATCTGCTGCGCGATGGTCAGGATCGCATCAGTCTGGCCATTCCGGTCAAGGGCGACCTGGACAATCCCAATTTCGACACCTCGGACGCGGTCAATCAGGCCATCGGCGGGGCGTTGAAATCCACCGTTTTCACCACCTTGAAGGTGGCCTTCCCGTTGGTCGGTTTGATCGGCCTGGTTCTCGACGAGGCGGAAAAGCCGGTTCTGGCCCTGCAAGCCGTGAGTTTCGCCGATGGTTCGTCGCAGGTGAGCGAGCCGCAGGCTGAATCCTTGAAAAAGATATCGGGGCTGTTGGCCGAGCGCGACGGCATCCGTCTCAATCTGTGCGGGGTGGCGGTGACCGCCAAGGACGGTCCGGTGCTGCGCAGCGAAACCAGCTTTCTCGCCCGATTGAAGGCGATGATGGCGGACAAGGACCGCGAGGAACTGGCGCAGATCCACCGTGACCGCCTGTACCGTCTGGCCGAGGCCCGCGCCGTCGCCGTCAAATCCTGGCTGGTGGGGCAAGGCGGTATCGACCAGGGGCGTTTGTTCACCTGCCGTCCGCGCATCGACGATGTGGATAAGGCCGCGCCCCGCGTCGATCTGGTGTTGTAG
- a CDS encoding SpoIIE family protein phosphatase, giving the protein MDLAPLFQSRIPGAGPRPAQTSQVRMLDGLSFKQAFATLIIALTVGLLTSAYELLNDYRNMHDQVRRDVGADLNLVRGLAVEAAYQLSAELAGEVVAGLHQNPVTLEVVLTDNYGGELGRQDRAAVSTPFPALAERLFGDVAAHARTLETRNPNGSSTVVGSLELRLDAGGLLNAWLDRATAAVLSGVARAVLVCALVVAVFYILITKPLLRITDAIGRVDPAHPGAFLIDVQRGHQRDELGLLVGTVNGMLAESQHGLNDRDRAQNELAALARDLERRVTERTQELAREKEGVERALAQLNLANTELEKANRDINDGIRYASRIQTALLPDQGALAGVVDELAVGWQPLDMVGGDYYWAGSFESKGVIAVMDCTGHGVPGAFMTAVVASSFSRILHHHGHEDPAEMLTQLNRLVKTALRQDRDSAVSNDGLDAAICVIDRAKATLTFAGANLPLLVAENGSLRQVRGDRMSLGYLDSPEDYRFAAHSMSITPGSAFYLYTDGVTDQVGGDNNRLFGRRRLQEVLAEMADRPVTEQMDALFQRLCQWRGEQRRRDDMTFVAFRPLSAL; this is encoded by the coding sequence ATGGACCTGGCCCCCTTGTTTCAGTCCCGCATTCCCGGCGCCGGTCCGCGCCCGGCTCAAACCTCTCAGGTGCGCATGCTGGACGGCCTGTCCTTCAAACAGGCCTTCGCCACCTTGATCATTGCCTTGACCGTGGGCTTGCTGACCAGCGCCTATGAGCTGCTGAACGACTATCGCAACATGCATGATCAGGTGCGCCGCGACGTCGGCGCCGACCTTAATCTGGTGCGTGGGCTGGCGGTTGAGGCCGCCTATCAATTGTCGGCGGAACTGGCCGGCGAGGTGGTCGCCGGACTGCATCAGAACCCGGTGACGCTGGAAGTGGTGCTGACCGACAATTATGGCGGTGAATTGGGCCGCCAGGACCGTGCCGCCGTCTCCACCCCCTTCCCGGCCCTGGCGGAAAGACTGTTCGGTGATGTCGCCGCCCATGCCCGCACGCTGGAAACCCGCAATCCCAACGGCAGCAGCACCGTCGTCGGTTCACTGGAATTGCGCTTGGATGCCGGTGGCCTGCTCAATGCATGGCTGGACCGGGCCACCGCCGCCGTGCTGTCGGGCGTCGCTCGCGCCGTGCTGGTCTGCGCCTTGGTGGTGGCGGTGTTCTACATCCTGATCACCAAGCCGCTGTTGCGCATCACTGACGCCATCGGGCGGGTCGACCCCGCCCATCCCGGTGCCTTTCTCATCGACGTGCAGCGCGGCCACCAGCGCGACGAGCTGGGCCTTTTGGTCGGCACCGTCAACGGCATGTTGGCGGAATCCCAGCATGGCCTGAACGACCGCGACCGCGCCCAGAACGAACTGGCCGCCCTGGCCCGCGACCTGGAGCGGCGGGTGACCGAACGCACCCAGGAACTGGCCCGCGAGAAGGAAGGGGTGGAACGCGCCCTGGCTCAGCTGAATTTGGCCAATACCGAACTGGAAAAAGCCAACCGCGACATCAATGACGGCATCCGCTACGCCAGCCGTATCCAGACCGCGCTGCTGCCCGACCAGGGCGCCCTGGCCGGCGTGGTGGATGAGCTGGCGGTGGGCTGGCAGCCGCTGGACATGGTCGGCGGCGACTATTATTGGGCCGGATCGTTCGAGTCCAAGGGCGTCATCGCGGTGATGGACTGCACCGGCCACGGCGTGCCCGGCGCCTTCATGACGGCGGTGGTGGCGTCGAGCTTCAGCCGCATCCTGCATCACCACGGCCATGAAGATCCGGCGGAAATGTTGACCCAGCTGAACCGGCTGGTCAAAACCGCCCTGCGCCAGGATCGTGACAGCGCCGTCAGCAATGACGGCCTGGACGCCGCCATCTGCGTCATCGACCGCGCCAAGGCCACCTTGACCTTCGCCGGCGCCAACCTGCCCTTGCTGGTGGCCGAGAACGGCAGCTTGCGTCAGGTGCGCGGCGACCGCATGAGCCTGGGCTATCTCGACAGCCCGGAAGATTACCGCTTCGCCGCCCACAGCATGTCGATCACCCCGGGCAGCGCCTTTTATCTTTATACCGACGGCGTCACCGATCAGGTCGGCGGCGACAACAACCGCCTGTTCGGCCGTCGCCGCCTGCAAGAGGTTCTGGCCGAGATGGCCGACCGTCCGGTGACCGAGCAGATGGACGCCCTGTTCCAGCGCCTGTGCCAATGGCGCGGCGAACAGCGCCGCCGCGACGACATGACCTTCGTCGCCTTCCGGCCGCTGAGCGCGCTGTAG